From the Fuerstiella sp. genome, the window AGGGACTCACGTCGAGCCTGCCGCTGGCAGCACTTCTTGGACCGGCGGATGTGATCGATTTGCTTGAACCCGGGCAAATTGCCACCACGCACGCCGGTCATCCACTGTCGTGCGCGGCGGCTCTGGCGAATTTGGATGTTCTTGAGTCAGAAGGACTCATTCCGGAAGCGGCCCGCAAGGAAAAAATTGTCAGTCGTGAGCTGCAGATGCTGCAGGCTCGTTTTCCCGACGTTATTGAAGACACGGCGGGAATCGGGCTGCTGCACGTAATGCGAATCCGTAATCTCAAAACGGGACCACCGGACGTGGAACTCGCGCGACAAATTCGCTGGGAGTTGGTCAAACATGGTGTGATGTTGATGCAGACCGAGTTGCCGACGATCAAAATCTGTCCGCCTCTTGTTATTTCCGATGAGGCATTAATTGAGGGCATTTCAGCGATAGGAGATGCGATCGAAGTCGTTCTCCGGACCAGCTGATTCACTGCAGAAGCACGAACAGCTGAGAGTTCCGAATTTGCAGATGTATAACAAACGTTAACGAATGACCCGTACCACAATCGATTTCGAAAGAAGAAACCCTCATGTCTGACCGAGTCTCCACAGAATACCGTTACGAAAAACTAACATGGCCTGAAATTAATCAGGCCATCGAACAGAAACAGGTCTGCATTGTTCCCTGTGGTGCTGTTGAACAACATGGCGATCATTTGCCACTTGATGTTGACCTGGTTTGTCCAGGCGGTATTGCCCGGGGTGTTGGTGAAGCACTGACTGACCGGCTTCTGGTGCTGCCAACGATCTGTTACGGCTATACCGGACATGTGATGGACTTTCCGGGCACCATTAATACGCACTATGAAACTTTTATTCGACAGGTGCTCGATGTTACGAAGTCGCTGGCCTGGCACGGATTTAAGAAAATTATCCTTTTGAACGGTCACGGTTCGAACATGCCCAATCTGGACCTGGCAGCACGGCGGACGAATCTGGAAACAGACGCAGAATGTGTTCTCGTTGCGTGGTGGGACCTGCTCAGCGTCGATCCCGAGTTTCTGCCGGGCTGGCGGGAAAGTCAGTTTCCTGGCGGAATCTCTCATGCGTGCGAACTCGAAACCTCACTGTATCTGTATCTCGATGAAGACAACGTGCGGAAGGATCGTGTCCATGATCACATCAGTACGCTTAACGATGGCAACCCGTACATCTGGAACGATTTGTTGGGAAAAGGTCCAGCAGCATTGACTTCCTGGACGAGCACCTACACACCTCGGGGAGTGATCGGTCAGCCCGAATTCGCTACACGTGAGAAGGGAGAGCAGGTCTACAATGAAGCCGTCAAACAGCTTTCAGCCATCGTGGATTTCTTCCGTAACCGGCCACGTGATACCCGCGAGCGACACCAGACAAACAAACCGAGTATTCCGATTCCCTGGAACCAGCTGCACCGCGACGAACAGGACTGATGGATCGGCTGCAGTCAATCAACGACCACTGATGAACGCGAAAGCCTCTTCGCTGGTATGGGGGTTGGATTTACGGGCACGATGTTTCGTTGAATGGTAGCGCCGCATTACGTCGTGCGTTGTGCAAAGAAATCTTTGGAGTCTGTCGTGTTCACTGATGTGTGTAGTAACTTTAAGGGCCTGCTCTTCAGCCGGGATGTTTCCCGTCCGTATTCTTAAACCGGAACGAGTCCAGCTCGCGACACAGTTGAGGGTCAATTCCCGCAGCCACGGCATCGAATGCCTGATTGACCTGATTCGTATTTCGAGCTCCGATCAGGACGCTTGTAACCAGAGGCCGTGTCAGTGCCCACGCCAGTGCGATCTGGACCATCGTTCGGCCGGATTGTTCAGCCACTCGTTCCACACGTTCGAGTACTGCGAAACCGAGATCCGTAAAGTAGATTGGCTGATGACCGGGCTGGATATCGAATCGAGTTCCCTGTGGAACCGGATCACCACGACGGTATTTTCCGGCCAGGAATCCGGCAGCCAGCGGACTGTACGTGAGAACACCGAGTTCCTGATCGTCACACAGTGGCAGCAGTTCTGATTCAATTTCACGCTGCACCAGGTTGTACGGCGGCTGGACGGACTGAATCTGATGTAATCCGGATTCTTCACAATGCTGCAACGATTGAGCCAACTGGTCGGCTTCCCAGTTGCTGCAGCCGATACAGCGTATTTTTCCCGACTTGATCAGCGCATCCAGACCTTCAAGCATTTCTTCCAGCGGTGTCTCAACGTCCCAATGATGCAGCTGAAACAGATCGATGTGATCGACCTGCAGGCGGACAAGACTCTCTTCGGCGGACTTGATAATCGCCTGTTTTGTCAGGGTTCCGTTGACCTTCGTCGCCAAAATAATGTCATCACGGACACCGCGATCTGCAATCCACTGGCCGACAACACGTTCGGATTCTCCATCCGCATAGGCAGCGGCCGTGTCAAAAAGATTGATGCCTCGTTCCAGAGCATGGTCCAGTACCTGGACAGAGGTGGGTTTGTCGATCTCTCGTCCGAAGGTCACACAGCCCATGCCGATCGAACTGACCTTGAGAGTACTTTTCCCGAGATTCCGATATTCAAATGTTCCGGTGATTTGATTCATTCACACGTTCCGTCGACGTCCTCAAGATGTCACGCTTTCTCAGGCTGCCTCGTACAGCTTAACATGAGTAAAGATTTGATCTATGGGTCACCCGGTCTTATAGCCCTGCAAAGCCAATTCAATGACAGTGAAGATAACAGCAATCAGCGATGTGTATGCGGCGGAAGCGGTGATTCGTCAACACCTGAGTCCCGCTCCCTTAATCCGGTCGTGGCCTCTTGCGAAGGAACTCGGGTTGCCGAAAGGCCGCCGAGTGTGGCTCAAGGATTACGGCTGGACACCCGTGGGTTCCTTCAAATTGATGGGGGCGCTCAACTGGGTCGCCGGCAATATCACGGAAATCGGCGACCGAAAGATTGCTGCGGATTCCTCGGGGAATTTTGCGTCCGGTATTTCGTATGCCGGAAAGCAATATGGCAAGCCGGTCGTCGTGGTCATGCCTGACAACGCACCTCAGATTAAATGTGATCGCACGCGTTCCTTCGGGGCTGAAATTCGTACTTTTGATATGTCACAGGATCACATCACCGGCGACCGTATTCGAATGGCCAAAGAAATTGTGGAGAACGAAGGCGCCATCCGGGCATCTCCCTTTGACGACCCGTATGTGATTGCCGGGAACGGTGTTGGTGGCCTTGAAATTGTTCAGGAAATGAAACAGCAGAATCGGTTGTGCTCGCAGTTTGTGTGTGCTGTGAGCGGTGGCGGCCTGATGGCGGGACATGCGCTGTCGA encodes:
- a CDS encoding creatininase family protein, which produces MSDRVSTEYRYEKLTWPEINQAIEQKQVCIVPCGAVEQHGDHLPLDVDLVCPGGIARGVGEALTDRLLVLPTICYGYTGHVMDFPGTINTHYETFIRQVLDVTKSLAWHGFKKIILLNGHGSNMPNLDLAARRTNLETDAECVLVAWWDLLSVDPEFLPGWRESQFPGGISHACELETSLYLYLDEDNVRKDRVHDHISTLNDGNPYIWNDLLGKGPAALTSWTSTYTPRGVIGQPEFATREKGEQVYNEAVKQLSAIVDFFRNRPRDTRERHQTNKPSIPIPWNQLHRDEQD
- a CDS encoding aldo/keto reductase: MNQITGTFEYRNLGKSTLKVSSIGMGCVTFGREIDKPTSVQVLDHALERGINLFDTAAAYADGESERVVGQWIADRGVRDDIILATKVNGTLTKQAIIKSAEESLVRLQVDHIDLFQLHHWDVETPLEEMLEGLDALIKSGKIRCIGCSNWEADQLAQSLQHCEESGLHQIQSVQPPYNLVQREIESELLPLCDDQELGVLTYSPLAAGFLAGKYRRGDPVPQGTRFDIQPGHQPIYFTDLGFAVLERVERVAEQSGRTMVQIALAWALTRPLVTSVLIGARNTNQVNQAFDAVAAGIDPQLCRELDSFRFKNTDGKHPG
- a CDS encoding threonine/serine dehydratase, whose product is MTVKITAISDVYAAEAVIRQHLSPAPLIRSWPLAKELGLPKGRRVWLKDYGWTPVGSFKLMGALNWVAGNITEIGDRKIAADSSGNFASGISYAGKQYGKPVVVVMPDNAPQIKCDRTRSFGAEIRTFDMSQDHITGDRIRMAKEIVENEGAIRASPFDDPYVIAGNGVGGLEIVQEMKQQNRLCSQFVCAVSGGGLMAGHALSIADGFPNADIVGVEPAGAADFQQSLREDRRVRIEKPSSICDGLLSYSVGEHNWPILRQYVTNAVTVTDQEIQGAMKWLYENHGLRT